One genomic segment of Rubripirellula amarantea includes these proteins:
- a CDS encoding GNAT family N-acetyltransferase produces MKITSSRSLRWLPYRAMRRIAIANICQFYQSPIDQMPRTPIPDGYTIDSCSSDRLRSHAHELEYQIPERDFEMLDAGHARCFTAFQANSLAGFAWVAFGDIPGQMNHDGKPETGLPIQLSDDAALVFQVLVLPAYRGRRLYAAIMSQMADQLQTDGIQTLVLTTEGSNQRALKAVDRMGFQNVAQASLLRLGPLCRATYPTLSETSGFKLGRYVGDKH; encoded by the coding sequence GTGAAAATTACATCTTCACGCTCGCTACGGTGGTTGCCGTACCGAGCGATGCGGCGAATAGCGATTGCGAATATCTGTCAATTTTATCAATCGCCCATTGACCAGATGCCGCGAACACCCATCCCCGATGGATACACGATCGACTCGTGTTCCTCCGATCGCCTTCGCTCGCACGCGCACGAACTGGAATATCAAATTCCAGAACGTGACTTTGAGATGCTAGATGCTGGGCATGCCCGGTGCTTCACAGCGTTCCAAGCCAATTCGCTCGCCGGATTCGCTTGGGTCGCCTTCGGAGACATTCCCGGCCAGATGAACCACGACGGCAAGCCCGAAACGGGTCTGCCAATCCAGCTCTCCGACGATGCCGCGCTCGTATTCCAAGTGCTGGTCTTGCCCGCCTACCGAGGCCGTCGCCTTTACGCAGCAATCATGAGCCAAATGGCCGATCAGTTGCAAACCGATGGAATCCAAACGCTGGTGCTAACCACCGAAGGCTCCAACCAACGAGCATTGAAAGCAGTCGACCGCATGGGTTTCCAAAACGTCGCCCAAGCATCACTTCTTCGGCTTGGCCCGTTATGCCGAGCAACGTACCCAACACTCTCAGAAACAAGCGGCTTCAAACTTGGCCGATATGTTGGCGATAAACATTGA